A genomic window from Quercus lobata isolate SW786 chromosome 10, ValleyOak3.0 Primary Assembly, whole genome shotgun sequence includes:
- the LOC115965386 gene encoding stearoyl-[acyl-carrier-protein] 9-desaturase, chloroplastic-like, with product MPPKKVEIFKSMENWAKNNVLTLLKPVKECWQPQDFLPNPTSDGFIEQVHELRKRTKDIPDEYFVALVGDMITEEALPTYQTRINSIECFHDETGVDNTPWATWARAWSAEENRHGDLLNKYLFLSGRVDMKQIEKTTQYLIQSGMDIGTREDPYLWTIYTSFQERAAFISHGNTAKLAMQHGDVKLAQVCGIIASDEKRHESAYTKIAEKLFELDPNEMVIAFADMMKRKISMPAHLMYDGHDHNLFDHFAIVASRIGVYTARDYREIVELLVAKWKVEKLTGLTSEGQEAQDYICRLAQRMRRLEERAIAKAQKAPTIPFSWISGRVV from the exons ATGCCACCTAAAAaggttgaaattttcaaatctatGGAGAATTGGGCTAAAAACAATGTTCTAACTCTCCTAAAACCTGTTAAGGAATGTTGGCAACCACAAGATTTTTTGCCAAATCCTACCTCAGATGGATTTATTGAGCAAGTCCATGAACTaagaaagagaacaaaagaCATTCCAGATGAGTACTTTGTTGCCTTAGTTGGTGATATGATCACAGAAGAAGCCCTTCCAACTTACCAAACTCGAATTAATTCCATAGAATGTTTTCATGATGAAACAGGTGTAGATAACACTCCTTGGGCAACTTGGGCAAGGGCATGGAGTGCAGAAGAAAACAGGCATGGTGATCTTCTCAATAAATACCTTTTCCTTTCTGGAAGAGTGGACATGAAGCAAATTGAGAAGACAACTCAATACTTGATTCAGTCAGGAATG GATATTGGCACCAGGGAAGATCCATACCTTTGGACCATTTACACATCATTTCAAGAACGAGCAGCATTTATCTCCCATGGGAACACAGCCAAGCTAGCCATGCAACATGGGGACGTAAAGCTTGCCCAAGTATGTGGTATAATTGCCTCGGATGAGAAGCGCCATGAAAGTGCTTATACAAAAATAGCTGAGAAGCTTTTTGAGCTCGATCCAAATGAAATGGTAATAGCCTTTGCAGACATGATGAAGAGGAAAATCTCAATGCCAGCCCATTTGATGTATGATGGCCATGACCATAATCTTTTTGATCACTTTGCAATTGTTGCATCAAGGATTGGGGTCTACACAGCTAGGGACTATAGAGAAATTGTGGAACTTTTGGTGGCTAAATGGAAGGTAGAGAAGCTTACTGGACTTACAAGTGAGGGACAAGAAGCCCAAGACTATATATGTAGGTTGGCTCAAAGGATGAGAAGGCTAGAGGAGAGAGCTATAGCGAAGGCCCAAAAAGCACCCACTATTCCTTTCAGCTGGATTTCAGGTAGAGTGGTGTAG